From Mauremys mutica isolate MM-2020 ecotype Southern chromosome 15, ASM2049712v1, whole genome shotgun sequence, one genomic window encodes:
- the LOC123350474 gene encoding uncharacterized protein C19orf85-like, with the protein MQRGGRLSLSFLPPQQVALYGRGRDLFTFVTLASSHMMRTLQRPRNSRPGKRRVNHRRFLHNQISRQFADIEASTHRLASSILAQEAPRDPVPPAEPRRPGPEPPDPAASSFLGVAEAFVAPESGPGWGLSVASLTPDPSDLFDPITGPEDLGLPPSWAPITHNPLGPSQCPLPWDSLPTPGMDGTPLWTPDPPGYLPPVSPEYPAGVAPGGW; encoded by the exons atgcAGCGGGGCGGGCGCCTGTCCCTGagcttcctgcccccccagcaggtGGCGCTCTACGGGCGCGGCCGGGATCTCTTCACCTTCGTCACCTTGGCCTCGTCCCACATGATGCGGACGCTGCAGAGACCCCGCAATAGCCGCCCTGGCAAGCGGCGGGTGAACCACCGGCGGTTCCTGCACAACCAGATCAGCAG gcAATTCGCTGACATTGAAGCCTCGACGCACCGCCTGGCCTCCTCCATCCTGGCCCAGGAGGCCCCAAGGGACCCCGTGCCCCCCGCAGAACCCCGGCGTCCTGGCCCAGAGCCTCCCGACCCAGCTGCCAGCTCCTTCCTGGGCGTGGCCGAGGCCTTCGTGGCCCCGGAATcggggcctggctggggcctgagtGTGGCCTCTCTGACCCCTGACCCCAGTGACCTCTTTGACCCCATCACCGGCCCAGAAGATCTGGGgctgccccccagctgggccccGATTACCCACAACCCCCTGGGGCCTAGCCAGTGTCCCCtgccctgggactccctgcccacCCCGGGCATGGACGGCACCCCCCTCTGGACCCCAGATCCCCCTGGCTACCTGCCCCCCGTCTCCCCGGAGTACCCTGCCGGAGTGGCGCCAGGGGGGTGGTAA